In Streptomyces sp. NBC_00102, a single genomic region encodes these proteins:
- a CDS encoding RICIN domain-containing protein, translated as MTGRTVPGIARAQRPAATITHTGGMLLRAGRPHRMLSGSPCYFRVRPEQWAAALLLRSRRPEEPFFCAEFRIAWFDHWGEPHHVRPAACAADDVGRIPEAHGPVSFCMAHGGTNVGLRAGANHDGNRLQPAVTSYDSDAPIAERGALTDKFSEQLALCDRPDPGEPQVCIETFDRPAEPDNLRIPTHRHTRTTSQFPAHRHTPTPKEHTVATPRRSPGHTARRTRAVGALAAAALAVVGTVLNVNVPAASAADPTYTVTVGAKGGWTHPDDTPAYPYIDKDGTFYYQQAHSLYGPSDSRTWTFYTGADLDTATRSAAISDSGTNADTTTLCNNSPTGTAATFPPSGSGYSQRNFCDLAGVWVDPDSGDWYGLVHNEFTPQPFGDSSHFDAIDYAVSTDQGRHWTIKGHALTSPYSTARGDATAFPQQTYSYGDGDQRLYVDAASGYFYVFCGSRLIDKNGGWKAFYSHVARAPLSGKMASGTWQKWYGGSWSQPGVGGRESNTVPVTATDTTGYTPTAKEYDPANTGSVDQQVAAGKTPPTSPLFVMDITYNAYLGLYIGEPQAADQSGNAPQQLYATDNLATQKWRLIGDTGGYHTASWYRWFLDGISKTGSAIVGKDFRSYCSFGCSGGASGEYVNLTVNSSAPAPATFDPARTYRIAGGGGRILAQVSSSSSATTSTATSTGTGLDAWTFTGTGDGSYRIANAATGQLLGVPTTAATGRAWDSAPTVTPPGSGGPTVGQQWFVVPNTSSVNGAATGTYRLVNRYSGLVVGLSGVNGRLAETTPVRAWTDTAGSTVGGGRGAAEQTLTVTAVGTSAVGLNGDHTLTTGGQALDNPGHSTTAGTQLITYTANGGANQTWTLSRQNDGSYELRNAESGLCADVSDGSTAAGAKIIQWTCTSGANQHWTFTRLSDGTYSVTSVKSNLVLTSASTSQGALLTQQTDTGSALQRWTVG; from the coding sequence GTGACCGGGCGGACAGTCCCCGGCATCGCCCGCGCCCAGCGCCCCGCGGCCACGATCACCCACACCGGGGGCATGCTGCTGCGCGCCGGCCGCCCGCACCGCATGCTCTCCGGCTCGCCCTGCTACTTCCGTGTCCGCCCCGAACAGTGGGCCGCTGCTCTGCTCCTGCGCTCCCGCCGGCCCGAAGAGCCCTTCTTCTGCGCGGAGTTCCGGATCGCCTGGTTCGACCACTGGGGTGAGCCGCACCACGTGCGCCCGGCCGCCTGCGCCGCCGACGACGTGGGCCGCATTCCGGAGGCGCACGGCCCGGTGAGCTTCTGCATGGCCCACGGCGGCACCAACGTCGGCCTGCGGGCGGGGGCGAACCATGACGGCAACCGGCTCCAGCCCGCCGTCACCAGCTACGACTCCGACGCTCCCATCGCCGAACGCGGAGCCCTCACCGACAAGTTCTCAGAGCAGCTCGCTCTGTGCGACCGGCCGGACCCTGGTGAACCGCAGGTCTGCATCGAGACCTTCGACAGGCCCGCAGAACCCGACAACCTCCGAATCCCCACACACCGTCACACCCGGACGACCTCCCAATTTCCCGCACACCGTCACACCCCGACACCGAAGGAGCACACCGTGGCGACCCCTCGCAGGAGTCCCGGACATACCGCACGTCGCACCAGGGCCGTCGGAGCACTCGCCGCGGCGGCGCTCGCCGTGGTCGGCACCGTGCTGAACGTGAACGTCCCGGCCGCCTCCGCCGCCGACCCCACCTACACGGTGACGGTCGGCGCCAAGGGCGGCTGGACCCACCCGGACGACACCCCCGCTTACCCGTACATCGACAAGGACGGGACGTTCTACTACCAGCAGGCCCACTCGCTGTACGGTCCGAGCGACAGCCGGACGTGGACCTTCTACACCGGCGCAGACCTCGACACCGCCACCCGCTCCGCCGCGATCAGCGACTCCGGGACCAATGCGGACACCACCACACTGTGCAACAACAGCCCCACCGGTACCGCGGCTACCTTCCCGCCCAGCGGCTCCGGCTACTCGCAGCGCAATTTCTGCGATCTGGCCGGGGTATGGGTCGACCCCGACAGCGGGGACTGGTACGGCCTGGTGCACAACGAATTCACCCCGCAACCCTTCGGCGACAGCAGCCACTTCGACGCCATCGACTACGCCGTCTCCACCGACCAGGGTCGGCACTGGACCATCAAGGGCCATGCCCTCACGTCCCCGTACAGCACCGCGCGCGGCGACGCCACTGCCTTCCCGCAGCAGACGTACTCCTACGGCGACGGTGACCAGCGCCTCTACGTAGACGCCGCCTCGGGCTACTTCTACGTCTTCTGCGGCTCCCGCCTCATCGACAAGAACGGCGGTTGGAAGGCGTTCTACTCCCACGTGGCCCGCGCCCCGCTGTCCGGCAAAATGGCCTCCGGCACCTGGCAGAAGTGGTACGGCGGCTCCTGGTCCCAGCCGGGCGTCGGCGGCCGGGAGAGCAACACGGTCCCGGTGACCGCCACAGACACCACCGGTTACACACCCACCGCCAAGGAGTACGACCCGGCCAACACCGGCAGCGTGGACCAGCAGGTCGCCGCAGGCAAGACCCCGCCCACCTCGCCCCTGTTCGTCATGGACATCACCTACAACGCCTACCTGGGTCTCTACATCGGCGAACCCCAGGCGGCCGACCAGTCCGGCAACGCGCCGCAACAGCTGTACGCCACCGACAACCTGGCCACCCAGAAGTGGCGCCTGATCGGCGACACCGGTGGGTATCACACCGCCTCCTGGTACCGGTGGTTCCTCGACGGCATCAGCAAGACGGGTTCGGCGATAGTCGGCAAGGACTTCCGGTCCTACTGCTCCTTCGGCTGCTCGGGCGGCGCCTCCGGCGAGTACGTCAACCTGACGGTCAACTCTTCCGCCCCGGCCCCCGCGACCTTCGATCCGGCCAGGACCTATCGCATCGCGGGCGGCGGAGGCCGAATCCTGGCACAGGTCTCCTCCAGTTCCTCCGCCACCACCTCGACGGCCACCTCCACCGGGACAGGACTGGACGCCTGGACCTTCACCGGCACCGGCGACGGTTCCTACCGCATCGCCAACGCCGCCACCGGACAGCTCCTCGGCGTACCCACCACCGCCGCGACGGGCCGCGCCTGGGACAGCGCACCCACCGTCACCCCGCCCGGCAGCGGCGGTCCCACCGTCGGCCAGCAGTGGTTCGTCGTGCCGAACACCTCCTCGGTCAACGGCGCCGCCACGGGCACGTACCGACTGGTGAACCGCTACAGCGGCCTGGTCGTCGGCCTCTCCGGCGTCAACGGCAGGCTCGCCGAGACCACCCCCGTGCGCGCCTGGACCGACACCGCCGGCAGCACGGTCGGCGGCGGACGCGGCGCCGCGGAGCAGACGCTGACCGTCACGGCGGTCGGCACCTCCGCCGTCGGGCTGAACGGCGACCACACCCTCACCACCGGCGGACAGGCACTGGACAACCCCGGCCACAGCACCACCGCCGGCACCCAGCTCATCACCTACACCGCCAACGGCGGCGCCAACCAGACCTGGACCCTCAGCCGGCAGAACGACGGATCCTACGAACTGCGCAACGCCGAATCCGGACTGTGCGCCGACGTCTCCGACGGTTCCACCGCCGCCGGCGCCAAGATCATCCAGTGGACCTGCACCAGCGGTGCCAACCAGCACTGGACGTTCACCCGCCTTTCCGACGGCACCTACAGCGTCACCTCCGTCAAGAGCAATCTGGTCCTGACCTCGGCGTCCACGAGCCAGGGCGCCCTGCTCACCCAGCAGACCGACACCGGTTCCGCCCTCCAGCGGTGGACGGTCGGCTGA
- a CDS encoding GNAT family N-acetyltransferase, with protein sequence MFTLLLRDGVRLGELEVWHAEEFAAHLDRAREHIRPWVGPAFLTGDVDGARATLQRYARRKADDGARLYGIWRSEVLVGGVMFTDFDASFGSCEIGCWLEPSAEGHGLITQACGTLLDWAFTTRGLHRAEWHCRADNDRSSAVAKRLGMSLEGVRREAWPYEGVRHDKQLWAVLAPEWQELER encoded by the coding sequence ATGTTCACGCTGCTGCTGCGCGACGGCGTTCGCCTCGGGGAGCTGGAGGTCTGGCACGCGGAGGAGTTCGCCGCCCATCTGGACCGGGCCCGCGAGCACATCCGGCCGTGGGTCGGGCCCGCGTTCCTCACCGGCGACGTGGACGGGGCGCGGGCAACGCTTCAGCGGTATGCCCGGCGCAAGGCCGACGACGGGGCCCGCCTGTACGGCATCTGGCGAAGTGAAGTCCTGGTCGGCGGCGTGATGTTCACGGATTTCGACGCCTCTTTCGGCTCGTGCGAGATCGGATGCTGGCTGGAGCCTTCCGCCGAGGGCCACGGGCTGATCACCCAGGCGTGCGGCACCCTGCTGGACTGGGCGTTCACGACCCGGGGGCTGCACCGGGCCGAGTGGCACTGCCGGGCCGACAACGACCGCAGCTCGGCGGTGGCCAAGCGGCTCGGCATGTCCCTGGAGGGTGTACGCCGCGAGGCGTGGCCGTACGAGGGGGTGCGCCACGACAAACAGCTCTGGGCCGTCCTTGCTCCGGAATGGCAGGAACTGGAGCGGTGA
- a CDS encoding LacI family DNA-binding transcriptional regulator, whose protein sequence is MAKPHGRSADRPPGMVDVARVAGVSAQTVSRALSGHPNVQPHTRERVLAAVEKLGYRRNNAARMLSSGRSRTLGVVTLQTTFYSRAALTAGIENAARAAGYEVSTADTSSLDTSSIEVALSRLADQDVEGVILAVPLIHTSARIERFIRTTPTIAVDGPSTDTADVVAIDQTLAARKATEHLLNLGHKTVWHIAGPEHWLEAARRRDGWRATLEEAGRPVPPQLEGDWSPASGYRNGLLLGRVPEASAVFVASDEMAFGVIRALTELGRRVPEDVSLVSVDDIDLAAYCTPPLTTVAQPFAQTGELAVAHLLRHITDPAGTLAPASVEPELVVRASTAPYAGT, encoded by the coding sequence ATGGCGAAGCCGCACGGCAGAAGTGCCGATCGCCCACCGGGCATGGTGGACGTGGCGCGTGTCGCCGGGGTGTCCGCGCAGACGGTGTCACGGGCTCTCTCAGGACACCCCAACGTGCAGCCGCACACGCGGGAGCGGGTGCTGGCCGCTGTGGAGAAACTCGGCTACCGGCGCAACAACGCGGCCCGCATGCTCTCCTCGGGGCGCAGCCGCACCCTCGGCGTGGTGACCCTGCAGACCACGTTCTACTCGCGGGCGGCGCTCACCGCCGGCATCGAGAACGCCGCGCGGGCCGCCGGGTACGAGGTCAGCACGGCGGACACCTCCTCCCTGGACACCTCCAGCATCGAGGTCGCCCTCTCGCGGCTGGCCGACCAGGACGTCGAAGGCGTCATCCTCGCCGTGCCGCTGATCCACACCAGTGCGCGCATCGAGCGGTTCATCCGGACCACTCCGACGATCGCGGTCGACGGGCCCAGTACCGACACCGCCGACGTCGTCGCGATCGACCAAACGCTCGCGGCGCGCAAGGCCACCGAGCACCTGCTGAACCTCGGGCACAAGACCGTCTGGCACATCGCCGGGCCTGAACACTGGCTGGAGGCCGCCCGCAGGCGGGACGGTTGGCGCGCCACACTCGAAGAGGCCGGCCGACCGGTACCGCCGCAGCTGGAGGGGGACTGGTCACCGGCCTCCGGTTACCGCAACGGGCTTCTGCTCGGCCGGGTCCCGGAAGCGAGCGCGGTCTTCGTCGCCAGCGACGAGATGGCCTTCGGCGTGATCCGGGCGCTGACCGAGCTCGGGCGGCGCGTACCGGAGGACGTCTCCCTGGTCAGTGTCGACGACATCGACCTGGCCGCGTACTGCACCCCTCCGCTGACCACGGTCGCCCAGCCGTTCGCCCAGACCGGCGAACTCGCCGTGGCCCACCTGCTGCGGCACATCACCGACCCGGCGGGCACGCTCGCCCCCGCATCGGTCGAACCAGAACTCGTCGTCCGCGCCAGCACGGCCCCGTACGCCGGGACGTGA